The following coding sequences lie in one Lolium perenne isolate Kyuss_39 chromosome 2, Kyuss_2.0, whole genome shotgun sequence genomic window:
- the LOC127322006 gene encoding uncharacterized protein has protein sequence MWRPSILDERDGSLFEVKDRELHSVSAGFVALLKLFLFRGSRCRNKNSYQQSEPFLWASLHVDALELIGDRVLAGDLLDYIWFRASCKHWRASTPCPLGCGLVDPRFQPRQWTMFPEGSGLHPGHPAFGGYIRVLNIYLASTPCSTSCPGSLLLLQRNKDAEFPHLASLCLYMSKFGIFLIGPYDLRLRMAHAAVSIDAGGTITVMLAPSHLERMVYASSGGPRN, from the exons ATGTGGCGTCCTTCGATCCTAGATGAGAGGGATGGGTCCCTTTTCGAAGTCAAAGACCGCGAGTTG CACTCTGTATCAGCCGGTTTCGTGGCTTTATTAAAGTTGTTCCTTTTCAGGGGTAGCAGATGCAGAAATAAgaacagctaccaacaaagtgaaCCTTTCCTCTGGGCGTcgctccatgttgatgcgctcgagcTGATCGGTGACCGAGTTCTCGCTGGTGACTTGCTGGACTACATCTGGTTTCGGGCCTCTTGCAAGCATTGGCGCGCCTCCACTCCTTGCCCGCTTGGTTGTGGCTTGGTTGACCCACGCTTTCAACCGCGGCAATGGACGATGTTTCCGGAGGGCAGCGGGCTTCACCCGGGCCACCCTGCATTTGGCGGCTACATCCGTGTTCTCAACATCTACCTTGCTTCCACACCATGCTCGACTTCATGCCCAGGCAGcctcctcctcctgcagcgcaacaAGGACGCCGAGTTTCCACACCTTGCTTCCCTCTGCTTGTACATGAGTAAGTTTGGGATCTTCCTGATTGGCCCTTACGATCTTCGGCTACGGATGGCCCACGCAGCTGTCTCTATCGATGCGGGTGGCACTATTACTGTCATGCTCGCGCCCAGCCATCTCGAGCGCATGGTGTATGCATCCAGTGGCGGACCCAGGAATTGA